A stretch of Astyanax mexicanus isolate ESR-SI-001 chromosome 21, AstMex3_surface, whole genome shotgun sequence DNA encodes these proteins:
- the LOC103026489 gene encoding uncharacterized protein LOC103026489: MRSGCVLLLLFHLLRVTVDIRYDSCGYWTFSKGFGLPEYTERRVLNDALIYRHDSSLESKMPCPDWITTAEKEQWSIIHELLLLYCPSISLSPSGSLCDQNLYQVAGCCSLYPNGTYATFMSTNLEKLESTASQVLPDKTNIETVVDAVPQALPYKTNIETVVDAVPQVFPDTTNMETLVATASQVLQYKTTDKTFVAAVPQALPYKTNIETVVAAVPQALPYKTNIETVVAAVPQALPYKTNIETVVAAVPQALPYKTNIETVVAAVPQALPYKTNIETVVAAVPQALPYKTNIETVVAAVPQALPYKTNIETVVAAVPQALPYKARRESEPLAVDEAAASNEKTSLEQLEMLKQTPGIHSRTDIRYDSCAHWTYSKGYGLPEYTERRVLNDVTVYYHVSRQKSKMPCPDWINTTAEKELWGTIHDWTDHNIEITTLGFQTATQQFNLTGSLSDRNIYQVTGCCSLYPNGTYTAFMNHAFNGKDFTSFDINTKTFVAAVPQAVRYKILRESQPLTIDEVAEFYKKTCLERLKMFKQAPEIHRRKDPNVWILQQKKKSGSVTVTCHVTGFYPREVQVIWLGPDLQPVDEEVTEILPNGDGTYQTRKSVIVPEEDVGKQNYSCVVLHISVPNNITTVWVVKTRSWIFVWAALVFLLVVMVVIGGFVFRRGCKSVGSLPSSTIDVNMTDSEDSLFPNAEDAVS, encoded by the exons ATGAGGAGCGGTTGTGTTTTATTACTCCTCTTTCATCTTCTGCGAGTTACAGTGG ATATTCGGTATGACAGCTGTGGTTACTGGACGTTCTCTAAAGGATTCGGACTGCCTGAATACACAGAAAGAAGAGTTCTGAATGATGCTCTGATCTACCGCCATGACAGCAGCTTAGAGTCCAAAATGCCTTGTCCTGATTGGATCACCACTGCAGAGAAAGAACAATGGAGTATTATTCATGAGCTCCTTCTTCTTTACTGTCCTTCTATCTCCCTCAGTCCTTCAG GTTCACTGTGTGATCAAAACTTATACCAGGTAGCTGGCTGCTGCTCCCTGTATCCAAATGGAACTTACGCTACATTTATGAGCACCAACCTGGAGAAACTGGAATCTACAGCTTCCCAGGTTCTCCCAGACAAGACCAACATTGAGACAGTTGTAGATGCTGTTCCTCAGGCTCTCCCATACAAGACCAACATCGAGACAGTTGTAGATGCAGTTCCTCAGGTTTTCCCGGACACAACCAACATGGAGACACTTGTAGCTACAGCTTCTCAGGTTCTCCAGTACAAAACCACTGACAAGACATTTGTAGCTGCTGTTCCTCAGGCTCTCCCATACAAGACCAACATCGAGACAGTTGTAGCTGCTGTTCCTCAGGCTCTCCCATACAAGACCAACATCGAGACAGTTGTAGCTGCTGTTCCTCAGGCTCTCCCATACAAGACCAACATCGAGACAGTTGTAGCTGCTGTTCCTCAGGCTCTCCCATACAAGACCAACATCGAGACAGTTGTAGCTGCTGTTCCTCAGGCTCTCCCATACAAGACCAACATCGAGACAGTTGTAGCTGCTGTTCCTCAGGCTCTCCCATACAAGACCAACATCGAGACAGTTGTAGCTGCTGTTCCTCAGGCTCTCCCATACAAGACCAACATCGAGACAGTTGTAGCTGCTGTTCCTCAGGCTCTCCCGTACAAGGCTCGTAGAGAGAGCGAGCCATTGGCTGTAGACGAGGCAGCAGCatccaatgagaaaaccagtctGGAACAGCTGGAGATGTTGAAGCAAACTCCAGGCATCCACAGCAGAACAG ATATTCGGTATGACAGCTGTGCTCACTGGACGTACTCTAAAGGATACGGGTTGCCCGAATACACAGAAAGAAGAGTTCTGAATGATGTCACTGTCTATTACCATGTCAGCAGACAGAAGTCCAAAATGCCTTGTCCTGATTGGATCAACACCACTGCAGAAAAAGAACTATGGGGTACTATTCATGACTGGACAGACCATAACATAGAGATTACTACTCTTGGTTTTCAGACAGCTACTCAGCAGTTCAACCTGACAG GTTCACTGTCTGACCGAAACATTTACCAAGTAACTGGCTGCTGCTCTCTGTATCCGAATGGGACTTACACCGCATTTATGAACCACGCATTCAACGGCAAGGACTTCACAAGTTTCGACATCAACACCAAGACATTTGTAGCCGCAGTTCCTCAGGCTGTCCGGTACAAGATTCTGCGAGAGAGTCAGCCGCTGACTATAGACGAGGTCGCAGAATTCTACAAGAAAACCTGTCTGGAACGACTGAAGATGTTCAAGCAAGCTCCAGAAATCCACAGGAGAAAAG ATCCAAACGTTTGGATTTTACAGCAGAAGAAGAAGTCTGGTTCTGTTACAGTCACGTGTCATGTGACGGGGTTTTACCCCCGGGAGGTTCAGGTGATCTGGCTCGGTCCAGATCTTCAGCCTGTGGATGAAGAAGTTACTGAGATCTTACCCAATGGTGATGGAACCTACCAGACCAGAAAGAGTGTGATAGTTCCAGAGGAGGATGTAGGAAAACAGAACTACAGCTGTGTAGTTCTGCATATCAGTGTACCCAACAACATCACCACAGTCTGGG TTGTGAAGACTCGCAGCTGGATTTTTGTTTGGGCAGCACTTGTTTTCTtactggtggtgatggtggtgattggtGGATTTGTTTTCCGGAGAGGCTGCAAATCGGTTGGATCCTTACCCTCTTCTACCATAGACGTGAACATGACTGACTCAGAAGACTCGCTCTTTCCAA ATGCTGAAGATGCTGTCAGCTGA
- the LOC111193515 gene encoding class I histocompatibility antigen, F10 alpha chain-like, with protein sequence MKNANLLFLLLYLQQVTTDLRNDNCCYWMVSKGYDLPEFSERRVLNEVTVYYHDSSLKSKMPCPDWINTTAGIREWGQIQYWSNHNRFVGTLGLQSAINQFNLTGTLTDRNIYQGFGCCSLYPNGTYSAFLNHAFNGKDFTSFDINSKTFVAAVPQAVVYKTLRESDQSTINDVASYYQKTCLDRLKILMEAPRVRAKRIPDVRILEPKKKVGSVTVTCHVTGFYPREVQVFWLGSDLQPVDEGVTEILPNDDGTYQTRKSVIVPEEDVGKQNYSCVVLHISIPNNITKVWEVKAGGVAVWIPLLCISLLASVIGIGVWWRCKTRDAVI encoded by the exons ATGAAGAACGCTAATCTTTTATTTCTGCTACTTTATCTTCAGCAAGTGACAACTG ATCTTCGGAATGACAACTGCTGTTACTGGATGGTCTCTAAAGGATACGACCTGCCTGAATTTTCAGAAAGGAGAGTTCTGAATGAAGTCACTGTCTATTACCATGACAGCAGTTTAAAATCCAAAATGCCCTGTCCTGATTGGATCAACACCACCGCAGGGATACGTGAATGGGGCCAAATCCAGTACTGGTCCAACCACAACAGATTTGTTGGTACCCTTGGTTTACAGTCGGCTATTAACCAGTTCAACCTGACAG GTACCTTGACTGATCGTAACATATATCAGGGATTTGGATGCTGCTCTCTGTATCCGAATGGGACGTACAGCGCGTTTCTGAACCACGCATTCAACGGGAAGGACTTCACAAGTTTCGACATCAACAGCAAGACGTTTGTAGCTGCAGTTCCTCAGGCTGTCGTGTACAAGACTCTGCGGGAGAGTGATCAAAGCACTATAAATGATGTAGCATCATACTACCAGAAAACCTGCCTGGATCGACTGAAAATATTAATGGAAGCTCCCAGAGTCCGTGCTAAAAGAA TTCCAGATGTTCGGATCTTAGAGCCGAAGAAGAAGGTCGGCTCTGTTACAGTAACGTGTCATGTGACGGGGTTTTACCCCCGGGAGGTTCAGGTGTTCTGGCTCGGTTCAGATCTTCAGCCTGTGGATGAAGGAGTCACTGAGATCTTACCCAATGATGATGGAACCTACCAGACCAGAAAGAGTGTGATAGTTCCAGAGGAGGATGTAGGAAAACAGAACTACAGCTGTGTAGTTCTGCATATCAGCATACCCAACAACATCACCAAAGTCTGGG AAGTGAAGGCTGGTGGTGTTGCTGTCTGGATTCCTCTGCTCTGTATTTCTTTGTTGGCGTCTGTAATCGGGATTGGAGTTTGGTGGCGCTGCAAAACTCGAG